From Leptolyngbya sp. 'hensonii':
GGCTCGCACCGTATGTTCATGGCACTCAAAGACCTCGGCGATTGCCGGGGCGGTCCATCCTTGCGCATTCAGCCGCAGCATATGGGCACGGTCTCGGGTTCGTTGCGGCACGGTCGTGGCTAATCTCAGTTCAGCCAGGGTGCGGTCTTCCTCGTCACTCAGTTTGATTCGTAAGGGGGCAGGCACTAGAGACAACCAGTAGAGGGCCAAATCTATCTTATACTTTATTCCTCCGACCTACTTAGTATTGAGTTCAAATGTGACATGAGGCAGGTGTAAGAAGCTGAAATATTCATTAATCGAAAGAATTGATGTGTGAGTGGCTCGGAATTCCTCACCCACTTGGCTGGAGGATGTCTAACGGCTCGCTTGAGCAGTGGTTAGCATTTTTAGGTTCTCACCAAGATCTTTCATCCATCCGCTCCAAGCGAATTGTTAGCTCTCTGACTCGCAGCCTACCCAAGTTACCCTTTGCACTTCAGTTGATCGCGCTTCACGGTCTCATCCTTTGGTTTACCTTCGATCGCCACTGCTCCTTCCCATTCTGACCCAGTGTTGTTGGGTGAGAAACTTGGCTTACCAGTGCCTGTTCTTTAAGCCTTCTGCCTGTAACGCAGCAATTGCCAGTTGAGTGCGATCGCGTAAATTTAGCCGATTCAGAATATTAGTCACATTGTTTTTGACCGTTTTCTCAGAAATATAGAGAGCCTGGGCGATTTCCAGATTACTTGCGCCCTGCACAATCCAATTCACAATGTCTTGCTCGCGTGGGGTTAACTGCTGCCAATCCACACTGTAATCCGTCGTGCGATCGGCTGAGTTTTGTGTCATCGGTTGCTGAAAAACTGCACCAGAAAGCCCTGGACCAATCTGAGTATAACCCTTCAGCGCCAGGTGAATTGCCTGAGTCAATTCCTCAAAGGGGGTATTTTTTAGCAGATAGCCCGCTGCTCCCACCTGAAGTGCTTGGGTCACGTATTCCTGGTTAGGAAAGGTCGTTAGCACCAGAACCCGAGTTTTAGGGAACCGTTGACAGATTTCACGAGTTCCGGCAACTCCATCCACAATGGGCATTTGTACATCCATCAACACCAGATCGGGTTGCAACTGTTCTACCAGTTCCACCGCCTCTTGTCCGTTGCTCCCTTCTCCCACCACGGCAAACTCTGCATCGGTTTCGAGCAACGCTTTCAACCCACGCCGAACCAGACTTTGATCATCCACTAGCAATAAACGAATCATAGTCCCCTACTGTTTGATTGGCAGACAGACCTCAACTCGGCATCCCTGTTCATGTGCTGAGATGATTTTAATCTGCCCTGCCAGAGCTTGTACGCGTTCCCGCATTCCTTGCAACCCGAAACCAGTTGTGTTTTTTTGCAGCTCAAAGCCTTTACCATTATCCGCGATGGTGATTTGAATCTGTTGGTTACAGTGTTGCACAAGTACAGTTACGGCAGTGGCACTGGCGTATTTGCAACAGTTGGTCAGGCTTTCTTGCACAATCCGAAAAATGGCAAGGTTGTATGCCTGGGGTAAGGGTTGAGCCAGGTGAATATCCAAAGCCGGTAAAACGCCAGTTAAGCGGTAGAAATGATCGACCAGGGTTGCGATCGCCTCCGTCAGAGGCTTTCTCCCTAGCGGGTCGGTCCGTAGAGTAGCAACGGATTGGCTGACCTCGGCTAGGGTCTGTGCGCCCAGTTGTTTCAGTTCCAGCAGCAGGGCTTCGGCTTCAATGGGTTTAGTTTTCAGCAGACGAATTGCAGCTTCCAGGTGAAAGTTAAAGGCTGTGAGGGAATGACCCAGGGAGTCATGAATGTCACGGGCAATTCGGTTGCGTTCCTGTATAGTTGCCAACTCTTCTACTTTCAAGGTGTATTGTTGTAAACGCATATTTGCTTCTGACAGCGCATCACGGCTTCTGCGTTCCGTTATGACTGCGTCTACTAACAACTGCAAAAACAGAATGAGTAATCCAAAAATGAGCAGGGAACCAAACCAGAACACTCCCAACTGATTCGGTTCAATGCGAAAGGGATAGACTCGTCGATTCAACAGACAAAAGGCACAGAAAACAAAGGTCAGGACAGTAATCAGGGTGCGATCGCGCCCTTCTAACAAGACACAATTGCGAACCACCAGAATAATGAATAGCAATTGAAATAGGGGAATCTGTCCCACCAGTGCCAGCAACAAAATCAAGCCAAATTCGGTGGCGGTATAGAAGCATTTCTGCCACTTAGAAGTGGGTGATGCCCATCCGAGTGCGGCAAATAAAATCACTCCCAGTTCATTCCAGAGGGGAGAGAAGGGGTAGGAAAGACAAGACAGGGGCATCGCTGCCAGAACAACGCCCAACAAGAGCCATTCCAGCCACAGGAGTAAGGGAAGCGGGAAGGAGCGGGATAGGTGACGCAATCTCATAGAATTCGGCAACGTTTTATTCTCCACTGTAGAGCTTTGTACGGCGATCTGATCGGGACAAAATCCCGGTTAAGTCAGGACGTTGTGCTCTACTACCAGCGGTTATGCTGCTTTTACAGTAAGGACATCCACTGATTGGAAGGAGTAAATTGCAATGCACAAAGGATGGATGGCGATGATGTTTAGTATTCCGATTGTAGTTGCACCCATGGTGACAACCGTTGCCCAGGCGGGACCCACTTCTCTGACTCAGTTATTTCCTGCCCTAGAGGGAATCCAACTTACCCCAGAACAGCAGGCACAACTGGCAGCGTTGAATAACCAGACATTGGCTCAAATCAAAAGCGTGCTCACCCCTGAGCAACAAAGCCAATTTAATGCAGCTCTGAGCCAGGGCAAAGGCATGCAAAATGCCCTTTCGTCTATCAATTTATCGATGCGTCAGAAAAGGCAATTGCGCGGTCAGTTGCAAAATACCCACTCCCAACTCAACCAAATATTGACTCCAGAGCAACAACAACAACTGTCTAAAAAAGTACAGACTCTACAAAATCAAAACCGCTAAATCAGTTTGGCATTGCTGAATCAACCGATGAACTCGGAGCATAATGAATTGGAACGAAGTTTCAATTCATTGCTTAATAGTGTGCGGAAGTCTGATAATGGAAATAATACACTAGTGGGTCACTTGGCATGGGCATCGCCATTATTGAAAAGCCAGACCAGTCGGGGCAAGGCTTATCGAGCGATCTCAGAATGACTACATTCGAGGCAAATGACCCACTAGAAGCTGATCAGGTTTAGTTTAGTTGAAGACTCCAACACCAATTGCTCGGGAATGTCGCGAGATGACGCGAAAGCCATTCACTGCAGTTGATCCTGCAGTTCCTATGAATTATCTTTGTTTTGTTTTCCGTACACTCGGCAAAGACGGATACGAGGTCGAGACACTTTTGGCAGGAACCGGCCTGACTGCGGAACAAATCGAAGATCCGAATTTTCGTTGTGACTTCTGGTCTCATCTCCGTTTCTACAAAAATGCGATCGCACTGACGAACGACCCGCATCTCGGGCCAAAGTTGGCGCAACGGTTTGAGACAAATTACATCGGACTGCCGGCCTACGCAGCGATGAACGCAGCATGTCTAGGTGATGCGTTAGAGGTCTTGAACCGTTTCCTCTTTCTAACCTTCCCGTCGATCGAATTTACTTTCCCTGACGAAGAAGTAGACCCACAAACTGGCGAAGTGGCGATCCGCTTGCGCCCAAAGCTTGAATTCGGCGATATTACCTATTTAGTCTTCTCCAGCGGCTTGGTTGTTTGTGACGGTATTTGCAGGCAGACTTTGCGCGCAACGCAGGCGGCGTCGCGGGCTGAATTGGCATTAACTGAACCCGAGGGCTGGGTGGATGCCGCGTCGCTCCTCAACTTCCCCGTCCGCTTCGATTCTCTTGAACATCGGCTGTTTTTTCCAGCTGATCTTTTGCACCAACCACTGCCCGGTGCGGATCCGATCAATCACAAATGGCTCCTCGGACTTTGCGAACAATTTGCCGCTGAAGCATCGTTCGAAACGACGGTAGACATTCAGGTCGTCACTTTTTTGAAGGCACGGCACAATCTCGACATCTCTATGTCGGAGGTGGCCGCAGCCCTTGGGTACTCAGAACGTTCGCTGCGCCGTCAATTAGAGAGATCCGGTGTGTCTTTTCGAAAATTGGTGGACCAGGTTCGCGAAATCCGTGCGCGCTGGATGCTCACCAATACGCCCAAGACGGTAGAAGCCATTGCCTACGAACTCGGTTTTGAAACGTCCTCTAATTTCGCGCGTAGCTTCAAACGCTGGACCGGGGTCACACCCAGGGAGTTTCGGGATGGACAAAGAGCGTACCGAAATTCTGGTCAGAAATGAATACTTTTTGGCCGCGTGCAAGCTTTTACGCAAGTAGGCAACGTGCATATCATTAATTATGCAATGTCTACCAACTGAAAACGTTTGAGATAGGAGAAAGTTGATATGGGATTCAAGTACATTGATGCTCTAGCAAAGCCTGAGAATTTAGAAAAAATTGGTGAAACTCACAGATATGGTTGCAGGAGTAAAGCTATCAGTGTCAAATATTTTTGACATTGAGGATGCATTGCGTGACAGCCCACTCATGCAAAGGTGTTTGACAAAAGTTCGAAATGAACCTGCTTCAGCTAAAGTTCTAGAGGGGCGTTACATGGGAGAAGACTATGACCTTGAGAAAATGCTCAAGATGCCTCCCCACTCATTGGGTTGAACTTACGCTAAGGTGCTTACCGTTGACACTGCTTCTGCTGGAATTCAGATGGCTCGACAAGCAAAGTCCTTATTTCCTATTAAGTGGGAAGAAAATCTGGATCGCCCCTTAAACGAGTTACGCAGCGAGCTTAACATTCAGCCCGTTACTACTGGCTTATGGAGTTGGTACACTCGCCCACTTTTGCAAGAGGCTATTAGTGCGTCACAGGCATTAGGTAGTGCGCTAATGTTCCGTCAGGAAAATTTTGACGGGTCGAAGACCCGCAAAATTTAACCCCAATCAACAACCGGGATTTTGGTTGACCGTCAATCATTGATTGACTTACCACTAGAGCTGTGGATACTTTTTCTGCAACGCACGCTCTCCAAGTTAGCCAGCAGCAAAAAACACAGGTCTAGAACATCCCCGAATTGTTGATAAAGAGGTCAGCACCGAGTGCATCCCAGTTTTGTTATAGAAGTGCGAGCGTCCCGCTCGCGAGCGAGACGCTCGCACTCCGAAAATCTTGAATCTGCAAAAATGGGATGCTCCCGTCAGCACCTTAACTTGAACCTTTGAACTTGAAAAACAAAGAATTTTCCCAACTACTTCACAACAAATATGTCGTGAAACAGAAGAGCAATTACCGAGAGAAATCATGTTGAGTAATTTACAAACATCAGCTCCAATAAGGCGAATGATCGTCGTAGTATTGCTACTCAGTTTAATTGTGCTAATTGGCTATCAACGCACATCTCCCGCAGCACCTCTAACAAGTACAGAACAGAGGGATACTACTGCCAATTCGGACTTGCCGCGAGAGTTAGATGGGCGTCCTGCTGAGTTACTCTCTGCTTTTTTCGGTCTCGATAATGGATTGCCCCCACGGTCTGAGGTCTTCTGTCGAGGTGCAGGGGGTGCCGATGGGATGCCCGTTATCTTTTCCCACGAACTTGATGTTGACACGCTCCAGCCCGGTGACTTTCGAGTTACAACGGCTAGCGGCAATGTGGGTAAATTAGTTTGTGTTACCATGCTTCCTGCAATTGACCCCGGTGAATTGCGGACTGTACTGCTGGTTGGGGACTTTGGTTCCGCTCAAAGTGACCCACCTGTCACCGTTGAGATTGTTGGCAACCTCCATTCAATTGACAACACAGTCAACTTTAAAGGAGCCTCGATTAAGGTCACGCCGTTAGATCCAGGTCCGACGCTGATTCTTGCTGAGACGTTACCCAAGAAGACATGGCGTCTGGGACGTGAATCCAATGGCAGAGTCGGTTCTAGCACAGGATGTCCCACCGAGGGTGTTCAACAAATTGTGCGCGTTGTCTGGGCGGGTGGTGTGACTACCGCCAACAACAAGGAACCAGGAGACTTGGAGCGTAATGCGTATCGCGTTACTGTGAAGAACGCCAATGGTTCAACCACTGATGTGACTCCGTTTGCACTGGGAGACCTGGCAGATAACGACAACAACCATGAGCTTTGTCTAGACACAACTGATGTACCCGTTTCTGTTTCATTTCCCGCAGGTTACCTCACCGATCCAAACAACGATTTAAATCCAGCCACAAGCATTGAAGTCATCCAGCGTTGACCAAACTTAAACCATTTCAACGACGATGGTACAGATGTCGGCCTAACTTTTGGAGTTGGCAATATTGATGACGATGCTACCCCCTCAATGAGACGACTTTGTCCATATCTTAGAGCGCAGCCTCGAAGGAAGCAATTATTGTTAATCCTCTGCTTAGTTCCATCAAAATAGTCCAGAAAGGTTAAGTCTATGCATAGATTACTACTCACAATTATTGGCACCATTTCAGCCGGACTGATCCTCACTGCCATACTCATTGCCATTCTGTTACCAAAGATTCTGAAAGCCATGGGCTTACATCCCGAATATGACGCAGGACAAAAATACGACTTGCAGGGTAAAAAAGCGCTGGTGGTCACTACCAGCCACGGTGTACTCAGTAAACCAGGTGAAACAACGGGTAAACCCACCGGGGTCTTTGGCTCCGAAATGACCGTACCTTACTATGAATTTCTTGACGCCGGTATGCAGGTGGATGTGGCCAGCATCAAAGGCGGCGAAATTCCCATCGACCCCCAATCGTTTTACTACTTCCTGATTACAGACGAAGACAAACGCTTCTTAAAGGATTCGGCCTTTCAGAACAAGGTCAAAAACTCGCTCAGCATCGACGAAGTTGACTTCACAGACTATGACCTGATTTTCTTCGTGGGAGGGTGGGGTCCATCCTACGATTTTGCCCAGTCGGAACGGCTGGCGGAACAGGTGAGCGCGGCCTACTACGCTGGGACTCCGATTATGGGTTCGGTCTGTCATGGCGCTCTGGCCTTTGTCAGCGCGAAGGATGCCGCCGGCAAGTCGCTGATTGCGGGACGCAAGATGACGGGCGTGACCCAGGGACAGCTCGATTTCTTTGGCATAAAATTCACGCCCAAGCACCCAGAAGCCGAACTCAAAAAGGCCGAGGCGGATTTTCGCGCCAATCACCATCCGGTGGCCGACGTTTTTGCAACCGTGACGATCGTGGATCATGAACAGCGCTTTGTCACTGGCCAGAACCAGAATTCCGGGCATGAAACCGCACAAAAGATGATGGAATTGCTATCGCAAAGGAGCGCCAAATGATGCGAAAAATCAGAAGATTATGGCTGGTGCTGACGTTTTCTGTCGCCTTGATTCTGAGTGCAGCACTGACACAACCAACCCTAGGCATCGCACTGCTCCCAAGTCAGCAACCCACTCAGTCCGCATCCGGTTTTTACAACCCTGTGGTGAACCACAGTAGCCCGCAAAACCAGCCTGCTTTTCGAGTCGCCGAGGCAACCCAGAACACGTCACCAACCCAGAACGCAGAGACGGCAGCCATAAAAACTAAGGCACAGCAGCCCCCCAACTTTGTTCTGATTCTCGTCGATGACTCAGGTTTGATGGACTTTAGCGCGTTTGGCGGCGAGGCCCGCACGCCAAACCTGGACCAACTGGCCCAAAATGGCGTGTGGTTCAATAATTTTCATACCTCTCCGGTCTGTGCGCCATCGCGGGCGATGCTGATCACCGGCAGCGACAGTCATTTGACCGGCGTGGCCAATTTGCCAGAAATGCTACCAGAGGGCTACGCAGATCGTCCAGGCTATGCCGGTGAGCTGAATGAGAGCGTAAAAACCGTCGCCACCCGGCTCAAAGCCGCAGGTTACAGCACCTACGCCACGGGCAAATGGCATCTAGGACACAGCGAGACGAATTTGCCGAACGCCAAGGGCTTTGATCACTCGTTCATTCTCGGAGGGTCCGGAGCTAATAACTACAACACCAAGGGCTATGTGCCAATGAAGCCCGAAGCCCATTGGTATCGCGACGGCAAGGAAACGGATTTGCCCCAGGATTTTTACTCGTCTAAGGACTACATTAAAAGTACGATCGCCTTTCATGAAAGCCAGAGCGACCCCAAAGCCCCGTTTTTCAGCTACATCGCCTTTCAAGCCATTCATGCACCGATTCAGGCACCCGATCGCTTTGTCGAACCCTACCGAGACGTTTACAAAGCGGGTTGGGATGTCCTGAGACAGAAACGCTATGAAAAAGCGAAAGCACTCGGCATTATCCCGGCGGATGCAGCCATGAGTGCAATCTTTCCCCAGTTCAGAAAATGGGAGGAGATCAGTCCTAAGCTTCAGGCTGAATACGTCACCGATATGGCAGTGACGGCGGGCATGTTGGAGGCTATGGATTTTTACATTGGCGAGTATATTCAATACCTCAAAGACAGCGGGCGCTTTGACAACACCATCTTTATTGTTACGTCTGACAATGGTCCCGACGGAGGCGACTACAGACCAACCATAGCCAAGGTCTGGCAAAAGACGATGGGTTACCACAAAGACCCCGATCGCGTCGGCGATGCTGGCTACTATGGGGACATTGGCCCTGAATTCGCCGCAGCGCTGTCTTCGCCTTTTTCATTTTTCAAGTACTACACCGGCGAAGGGGGCGTTCGCACGCCCCTGATTGTGTCGGGGCCTAACATTCCTCAGGGGCGTACCAGCAATGTCTTTTCCTTTATCACAGATGTGGTGCCTACCATGCTTGACCTGGCCGGACTGCCGACCCCAAGCAGCAATGAAGAGGTACCCATCACCGGCAAGAGCCTGCTGCGGCATATCCAAAACCCAGCAGTGCCGGTCTACGCTAAAGACGAAGGGGTGGGATTGGAAGCGGCTAATTCCGCAGCTTATTTTCTCGGCGATTACAAAATCGTGAAGAACAATATTCCCCTCGGAGACCAAACCTGGCACCTTTACAATCTGAAAACCGACCCAGGTGAGACCCGAGACCTGGCTCAACAAGAGCCGGAACGATTTCAGGCCATGATAGCCGCCTACGACGCTTACGCCAAAAACGTCGGCGTGATTGAAATGCCAGAAGGTTATTCAGCCGAGGGCGAAGTGAACCGCAAGTCGGTGACCTATATTGTCAAACACTCCGCACCCTTTGTTCTGATTCCGTTGGTCTTGCTGCTGCTGCTGGGCGTTCTCTGGCGTCGGTACCGTCGGGTGAAAGCATGAGAGAATTCAAAGCCATCAAAACAAGCTTGTTCATCCTATGTTTGTGGAGAAGCGGTAAAACTCGTTGGTACTTGTACCAAAAAGAGGCAGTGCGGTCTTGGGGAACCTCCAAGACCGCATGCCGTGCGTGTTTCTGAGAAGCAAGAATCTCCCGCTACACTGCAAAGCGGTGTAGCGGCGAGAGTGTAAAACTGATAAGCAATGAAGGATAAGTCAACACGATGAAGAAAGCCCTAGGATTTCTCGCTAGCTTGATTGCCATAATCATC
This genomic window contains:
- a CDS encoding helix-turn-helix domain-containing protein, with protein sequence MALYWLSLVPAPLRIKLSDEEDRTLAELRLATTVPQRTRDRAHMLRLNAQGWTAPAIAEVFECHEHTVRA
- a CDS encoding response regulator transcription factor produces the protein MIRLLLVDDQSLVRRGLKALLETDAEFAVVGEGSNGQEAVELVEQLQPDLVLMDVQMPIVDGVAGTREICQRFPKTRVLVLTTFPNQEYVTQALQVGAAGYLLKNTPFEELTQAIHLALKGYTQIGPGLSGAVFQQPMTQNSADRTTDYSVDWQQLTPREQDIVNWIVQGASNLEIAQALYISEKTVKNNVTNILNRLNLRDRTQLAIAALQAEGLKNRHW
- a CDS encoding sensor histidine kinase, coding for MRLRHLSRSFPLPLLLWLEWLLLGVVLAAMPLSCLSYPFSPLWNELGVILFAALGWASPTSKWQKCFYTATEFGLILLLALVGQIPLFQLLFIILVVRNCVLLEGRDRTLITVLTFVFCAFCLLNRRVYPFRIEPNQLGVFWFGSLLIFGLLILFLQLLVDAVITERRSRDALSEANMRLQQYTLKVEELATIQERNRIARDIHDSLGHSLTAFNFHLEAAIRLLKTKPIEAEALLLELKQLGAQTLAEVSQSVATLRTDPLGRKPLTEAIATLVDHFYRLTGVLPALDIHLAQPLPQAYNLAIFRIVQESLTNCCKYASATAVTVLVQHCNQQIQITIADNGKGFELQKNTTGFGLQGMRERVQALAGQIKIISAHEQGCRVEVCLPIKQ
- a CDS encoding Spy/CpxP family protein refolding chaperone, encoding MMFSIPIVVAPMVTTVAQAGPTSLTQLFPALEGIQLTPEQQAQLAALNNQTLAQIKSVLTPEQQSQFNAALSQGKGMQNALSSINLSMRQKRQLRGQLQNTHSQLNQILTPEQQQQLSKKVQTLQNQNR
- a CDS encoding AraC family transcriptional regulator, giving the protein MNYLCFVFRTLGKDGYEVETLLAGTGLTAEQIEDPNFRCDFWSHLRFYKNAIALTNDPHLGPKLAQRFETNYIGLPAYAAMNAACLGDALEVLNRFLFLTFPSIEFTFPDEEVDPQTGEVAIRLRPKLEFGDITYLVFSSGLVVCDGICRQTLRATQAASRAELALTEPEGWVDAASLLNFPVRFDSLEHRLFFPADLLHQPLPGADPINHKWLLGLCEQFAAEASFETTVDIQVVTFLKARHNLDISMSEVAAALGYSERSLRRQLERSGVSFRKLVDQVREIRARWMLTNTPKTVEAIAYELGFETSSNFARSFKRWTGVTPREFRDGQRAYRNSGQK
- a CDS encoding Coq4 family protein, which codes for MLTVDTASAGIQMARQAKSLFPIKWEENLDRPLNELRSELNIQPVTTGLWSWYTRPLLQEAISASQALGSALMFRQENFDGSKTRKI
- a CDS encoding type 1 glutamine amidotransferase domain-containing protein, with product MHRLLLTIIGTISAGLILTAILIAILLPKILKAMGLHPEYDAGQKYDLQGKKALVVTTSHGVLSKPGETTGKPTGVFGSEMTVPYYEFLDAGMQVDVASIKGGEIPIDPQSFYYFLITDEDKRFLKDSAFQNKVKNSLSIDEVDFTDYDLIFFVGGWGPSYDFAQSERLAEQVSAAYYAGTPIMGSVCHGALAFVSAKDAAGKSLIAGRKMTGVTQGQLDFFGIKFTPKHPEAELKKAEADFRANHHPVADVFATVTIVDHEQRFVTGQNQNSGHETAQKMMELLSQRSAK
- a CDS encoding arylsulfatase, producing MMRKIRRLWLVLTFSVALILSAALTQPTLGIALLPSQQPTQSASGFYNPVVNHSSPQNQPAFRVAEATQNTSPTQNAETAAIKTKAQQPPNFVLILVDDSGLMDFSAFGGEARTPNLDQLAQNGVWFNNFHTSPVCAPSRAMLITGSDSHLTGVANLPEMLPEGYADRPGYAGELNESVKTVATRLKAAGYSTYATGKWHLGHSETNLPNAKGFDHSFILGGSGANNYNTKGYVPMKPEAHWYRDGKETDLPQDFYSSKDYIKSTIAFHESQSDPKAPFFSYIAFQAIHAPIQAPDRFVEPYRDVYKAGWDVLRQKRYEKAKALGIIPADAAMSAIFPQFRKWEEISPKLQAEYVTDMAVTAGMLEAMDFYIGEYIQYLKDSGRFDNTIFIVTSDNGPDGGDYRPTIAKVWQKTMGYHKDPDRVGDAGYYGDIGPEFAAALSSPFSFFKYYTGEGGVRTPLIVSGPNIPQGRTSNVFSFITDVVPTMLDLAGLPTPSSNEEVPITGKSLLRHIQNPAVPVYAKDEGVGLEAANSAAYFLGDYKIVKNNIPLGDQTWHLYNLKTDPGETRDLAQQEPERFQAMIAAYDAYAKNVGVIEMPEGYSAEGEVNRKSVTYIVKHSAPFVLIPLVLLLLLGVLWRRYRRVKA